CAGAAATATTCCCGGCTGCGCCCGCCGTGGCCCACCTCCATCCTGAAGGTGCTGCCCAGGGCGGCAAGCTGCGCGTTGTATTCCTTCTCCTGTTCCCCGCTGTACTGCGCATCCGGGCCGTACAGGTGGCCCATGCCGCAGCGGTACGGCTGGTGGGGGAACGCCCCTTCCAGCGCCAGGCCGCCGTCGGCAGTGTCCAGCACAGCCCAGCCGCTCCCGGTTTTGGCCAGGTAATACCCCGCCTCGCCCGGCGCGGTGCAGGCTGTGCCCTCCTCCATGGGGTCGGCGTCCAGCACCGGCTCCACCCTTTCAAACTCATACCGGGGCTCAATGGCCCACACAAAGCCATCCAGCGCGCCTTCCTTTCCCCCGCAGCCCGCCAAAAGCGAGGCCGCCAGCAACAAAGCTGCACAAAAAACCGCCCACAGGGTTCGTTTCATAAAGTATGCCTCCTCCCCTGCCGCCTGCGCGGCAGCTCAAAAGCCTGTCACCTCTGAAACGTTTCCCTGGGCGGGTTTTATTGCATTTTCAGCCGTTGTGCCGGTTCTGCGCCTCGCCAAGGCGCCCTGCCAGGATCAGCTCCACTGCGTCCTGCACGTCGGGGTACCGGGCTTCAAATGCCTTGCGGTCCGCGCCCGCCAGCTTGCCCAGCACCCAGGCCGCCAGATCGTATTCCGGGTTCGGCTTTTCGCCCACCCCCAGGCGTACCCGCGGGAACTCCTGGGTGCCCAGCCGGGCAATGATGTCCTTCAGGCCGTTGTGCCCGCCGGCCGAGCCGCCGGGGCGCACCCGCACCTTGCCGGGGGCCTGGGTTACATCGTCGCACAGCACCACCACATGCCCGGCCGGGATCTTGAAAAAATCCGCCGCCGCACCGATGCTCCGGCCCGACAGATTCATAAACGTCTGGGGCTTGAGCAGCACGATCTTCTGCCCGCCCACGGCCGCCTGGCCGTAAAGCCCCTCGAATTTTACCTTGGTCACGCCGGCGCCCCACTCCCTTGCAAGGTAGTCCAGCGCGTCAAACCCCGCGTTGTGCCGGGTGCCCTCGTATTTTTTGCCCGGGTTGCCAAGGCCGGCCACCAGCCAGTCGGCCCCGCCGGCCTGCTTTTTAAAAAACATGTGTCTTCTCCCCTTTTGGCCCTGCGCCTGCCGCCCCGGGGGCGTGCCGCACAGCCTGGCCGTAATTTTACCCATTTTAAGTTTAGCGTGTTTTCTTCCGTTTGCAAGGGGAAGCTGCCCCCCGGCGCGGATTTTTGGGTCAAATTTGCGCATGAAAAAACAAAAACCGCTGGCTTTTCCCGCCTTGGTCTGCTATAATATTAGCCGTATGAGCCACAGTCACCAAGCGTTCTTTTATGCGGGGTTTTCCCGCGGAACGTGAGAAATATATGGAGGTAGAGAATTTTGAGTAAAAAGAAGTATCTTTATCTGTTCAGCGAGGGCAACAAGGACATGCGCGAAATCCTGGGCGGCAAGGGCGCCAACCTGGCCGAAATGACCAACGCGGGCATGCCTGTGCCCCAGGGCTTCACCATTTCCACCGAGGCCTGCACCCAGTATTATGAAGACGGCCGCCAGATCAACGACGAGATCATGGCCGACATCTACGAGTACATCGGCAAAATGGAAGAGATCACCGGCAAAAAGTTCGGCGATCTCTCCAACCCCCTGCTGGTGTCGGTGCGTTCGGGCGCCCGCGCCTCCATGCCCGGCATGATGGACACCATCCTGAACCTGGGCCTGAACGACGAAGTGGTCGAGGGCCTGGCCGCCAAGACCGGCAACCCCCGCTTCGCGTACGACAGCTACCGCCGTTTCGTGCAGATGTTCAGCGACGTGGTCATGGAACTGTCCAAAAGCGACTTTGAGGCGATCATCGACGAGATGAAGGAAGCCAAGGGCGTGAAGCTGGACACCGAGCTGGACGCCGACGACATGAAGAACCTGGTGACCAAGTTCAAGGCCCTGTACAAGAGCAAGATGGGCAGCGACTTCCCCTCCGACCCCAAGACCCAGCTCATCGAAGCTGTGAAGGCCGTGTTCCGCTCCTGGGACAACCCCCGTGCCAACGTGTACCGCCGCATGAACGAGATCCCCTACGACTGGGGCACCGCCGTGAACGTGCAGGCCATGGTGTTCGGCAACGGCGGCGACACCAGCGGCACCGGCGTTGCGTTCACCCGCAACCCCGCCACTGGTGAAAAGGCCCTGTTCGGCGAGTACCTCATCAACGCCCAGGGCGAGGACGTGGTGGCCGGCATCCGCACCCCGAGCCCCATCTCCCATCTGGCCGAGCAGATGCCCGAAGTCTACAACCAGTTTGTGGAAATCGCCACCAAACTCGAGAACCATTACCGCGATATGCAGGACATGGAGTTCACCATCGAGGACGGCAAGCTCTACATGCTGCAGACCCGCAACGGCAAGCGCACCGCCGCCGCCGCGCTCAAGATCGCGGTGGATCTGGTGGATGAGGGCATGATCACCGAAAAAGAGGCTGTGCTGCGCGTGGAGCCCAAGCAGCTGGACAGCCTGCTGCACCCCCAGTTCGACGCCGACGCCATGAAGAACGCCGAAGTGATCGGCAAGGGCCTGGCGGCCAGCCCGGGCGCCGCCTGCGGCCAGGTGGTCTTCACCGCCGAGGACGCCAAGGAAAGCGTTGAGAGCGGCAGCATGAAAAAGGTCGTTCTGGTGCGCCTGGAAACCAGCCCCGAAGACATCGAGGGCATGGCCGTGGCCCAGGGCATCCTCACCGTGCGCGGCGGCATGACCAGCCACGCCGCCGTGGTGGCCCGCGGCATGGGCACCTGCTGTGTGTCCGGCTGCGGCGACATTGTGGTGGACTATGCCAAGAACGAGTTCACTCTGGCCGGCAAGACCTACAAGCGGGGCGACTGGATCAGCATCGACGGCTCCACCGGCAACATCTACGGCGAGGCCATTCCCACCGTGGACGCCTCCATCAGCGGCGATTTCGGCCGCTTCATGGCCTGGGCCGACTCCTACCGCCAGCTGGAGGTGTTCGCCAACGCCGACAACCCGCACGACGCGCAGCAGGGTGTTGACTTCGGCGCCGAGGGCATCGGCCTGTGCCGCACCGAGCACATGTTCTTCGAGGCCACCCGCATCAAGGCGGTGCGCGAGATGATCGTGGCCGAGGATGTGGAGGGCCGCAAAAAGGCCCTCGCCAAGATCCTTCCCTTCCAGCAGGGCGACTTCGAGGCCATGTACAAGGTGATGGGCGAGCGGCCCATGACCATCCGTTACCTGGATCCCCCGCTCCACGAGTTCCTGCCCACCAAGGCCGAGGACATCGCCGAGCTGGCGCAGGACCTGGGCATCACGGTAGAGCACCTGCACAACGTGATCGACAGCCTGCACGAGTTCAACCCCATGATGGGCCACCGCGGCTGCCGCCTGGCCGTCGCTTACCCCGAAATCGCCGAGATGCAGACCACCGCGGTCATCAACGCGGCCATCAACGTGAGCCGTGAGACCGGCCTGCACATTGTGCCCCACATCATGATCCCCCTGGTGGGCGAGGTGAAGGAGCTCAAGTTCGTCAAGGACGTGGTGGTCGCCACCGCCGACAAGCTCATCGCCGAGGCCGGCGTGGACATGAAGTACGAAGTGGGCACCATGATCGAGATCCCCCGCGCGGCCCTCACCGCCGACGAGATCGCCAAGGAGGCCGAGTTCTTCAGCTTCGGCACCAACGATCTGACCCAGATGACCTTCGGCTTCAGCCGCGACGACGCGGGCAAGTTCCTCAGCTACTACTACGACAACAAGGTCTACGAGAGCGATCCCTTTGCCCACCTGGATCAGAATGGCGTGGGCAAGCTGGTGGAAATGGCCGCAAAGCTGGGCCGCTCCACCCGCCCCGAGCTGGGCCTTGGTATCTGCGGCGAACACGGCGGCGACCCCACCAGTGTGGAGTTCTGCCACAAGGTAGGTCTGGACTACGTGTCCTGCTCTCCCTTCCGCGTGCCCATCGCCCGCCTGGCCGCCGCACAGGCCGCCATCAAGAATCCCCGATGAGCCGGTAGTTAATTTGTAAAACAGGGTGGTGCTGCCCAGGCTGCAGGTTTGGGCAGGCCGCGCTGCATCACATGAAAAAGGTGTGCCGCATCCCTTTTTAGGGGCGTGTGGCACACCTTTTTTAATGTTGGGCCCACTAAAAAAGGTCAGCAAACCTGGACCAAAGCGAAGACAGAGGCATGATAAGGATCATTGCAGGAAGCATGTCCGCAATGGGAAACGACTTTATCCCCGCGATCCGAAAGCCGGTCGCCAACATCAAAATGCCGCCGCAGGCCATAAAATCGGCGCGCATCAGCTCGGTCGTGTGGGGCAGAATCAGTGCCGCGCTGTAAAACAAAGCCAGCATCAGCGCCATTTGCGGTATGCACACGGCACAGATAGCGCAGCCCAGTGATGCAGCAAAGATCGCTGCCGTGAAAATATCCAGCAACGCCTTGGCCAGCAGCACCGTATGGTCACCGCTCATGCCGGATTCCAATGCGCCGAATATCCCTGTTCCGCTGGCACAAAACAGCACCGCCGCGCTGATGAATTGCTCCATGAACTTTTCCGGGGTCAGCGCGTCTTTTCCTCCCTGGGAAAGGCCTCCCATAGGGCGCAGGATCATACCCACCGCAAGCTCGATCCAGCGGGTCAGGCCCGCAAGCCTGCCCAGGACCAGGCCTAATATAACGGCCAGTACGACCGCGGGCATGGCGTTCACCCTTACGACATAGCTGATGCCCATGGCTATCGATACCACGCCGAAGATCAGGGTCAGCTCCTGTTTCATTTGTTCCTGCAGCAGGTTGCCCAGCTTGCCGCCTGCAAGACCGCCCAACAAAACGGCCAGCCCGTCTGCCAACACACCAACCGGCATATTTTTCCCTCCATCCTTTTAAAAAGCGCCGTCTCCCCATCTGCAGGGAGGCGGCGCTGCAAAAAGCCGATCCTTGTTTATTTTTTCTTCATGATCGTGCGCTTCATAACTTCATTGACCACCACGCTGAGCGCCAGGGTAACCACCGCCGTCGGCAAAAAAATCTGCCAGAAAGAATAGCTGTCGGCCTCGCTGTTTTGGCCCAAAATCCGCAGCACCAGAATGGCGACTGGGTAGTGCAGCATGTATATGTAAAGGGAAATGCTGCCAAGATAGGCAAACAATTTGTTTGTGGCGCCGTTGTTCAGCAGGGCGGTCAGGCCGTCCTTGTTGAGGAGTGACAAGGCAATCAGGGCGATGCACAGAAATGCGACCGTCCACCGGTCCAGCTTAAAATAGGTGGGCTGGTACACAACATACCACAGTAACAGCGCGCTCACAACAACATTCAGCGCGGTCAGCGCCGCCCGGCCGGCCCGGGTGAACTCATGGTCAGACAGCTTTTTTACCATATAGTACACCAGGATCCCCACCATCATACCGATCATCACAAACACCAGGCCGTTGTTGAAGCCGAGCGTTGCGGTCGCATCAGTCGCACCGCCGCCCATTCCGTTGGTGGAGGCAGTTTGCAGGCCAAAGGTAGACCACGCGGTCTGTGCGGCGCGGGTGCCGGTAAAAGCCCACCAGCCGGCGAAAAAGATCGCCAGGAACGGCGTGACAACGCCGCAAAAAAAGTCTTCATTTTTGCACATGGCCCAGTACATAAAGTAACCGACGATCAGGATGGCCGATATGAACCACAGCGGACCGTTCAGATTAAAGAACTCGTTGCCGGTGCTGCGAAGGCCCGCAGCGTGAAAGCCCAAAAACTCCCAGATGCTGTTCACGGTCATGGCCAGGATATCCTGCAGGGTATAATCGGGATAATAAAATTTTGTGCAGATAAAAATCGCCAGCAGATACCCCAGCACCAGAACGGGCAGCAAGCTTTTCACGCGGGTCCAGGTGTATTCCCACGCGCGGGAGGACGCGCTGCGCGCCATATAGGCGGCGTCTCCTTTCCGCTTTGTGAAGTGCGCGGCCATAAAAAAGCCTGCCGTCACCGTGAAGATCAGCAAAACCTCGCTGGAGCCGAAGAACCAATTGCTGCTTTGCATCCAAAAGCCGTTCGAACCGTCGCAGGTAC
This window of the Oscillospiraceae bacterium genome carries:
- the pth gene encoding peptidyl-tRNA hydrolase, producing the protein MFFKKQAGGADWLVAGLGNPGKKYEGTRHNAGFDALDYLAREWGAGVTKVKFEGLYGQAAVGGQKIVLLKPQTFMNLSGRSIGAAADFFKIPAGHVVVLCDDVTQAPGKVRVRPGGSAGGHNGLKDIIARLGTQEFPRVRLGVGEKPNPEYDLAAWVLGKLAGADRKAFEARYPDVQDAVELILAGRLGEAQNRHNG
- the ppdK gene encoding pyruvate, phosphate dikinase yields the protein MSKKKYLYLFSEGNKDMREILGGKGANLAEMTNAGMPVPQGFTISTEACTQYYEDGRQINDEIMADIYEYIGKMEEITGKKFGDLSNPLLVSVRSGARASMPGMMDTILNLGLNDEVVEGLAAKTGNPRFAYDSYRRFVQMFSDVVMELSKSDFEAIIDEMKEAKGVKLDTELDADDMKNLVTKFKALYKSKMGSDFPSDPKTQLIEAVKAVFRSWDNPRANVYRRMNEIPYDWGTAVNVQAMVFGNGGDTSGTGVAFTRNPATGEKALFGEYLINAQGEDVVAGIRTPSPISHLAEQMPEVYNQFVEIATKLENHYRDMQDMEFTIEDGKLYMLQTRNGKRTAAAALKIAVDLVDEGMITEKEAVLRVEPKQLDSLLHPQFDADAMKNAEVIGKGLAASPGAACGQVVFTAEDAKESVESGSMKKVVLVRLETSPEDIEGMAVAQGILTVRGGMTSHAAVVARGMGTCCVSGCGDIVVDYAKNEFTLAGKTYKRGDWISIDGSTGNIYGEAIPTVDASISGDFGRFMAWADSYRQLEVFANADNPHDAQQGVDFGAEGIGLCRTEHMFFEATRIKAVREMIVAEDVEGRKKALAKILPFQQGDFEAMYKVMGERPMTIRYLDPPLHEFLPTKAEDIAELAQDLGITVEHLHNVIDSLHEFNPMMGHRGCRLAVAYPEIAEMQTTAVINAAINVSRETGLHIVPHIMIPLVGEVKELKFVKDVVVATADKLIAEAGVDMKYEVGTMIEIPRAALTADEIAKEAEFFSFGTNDLTQMTFGFSRDDAGKFLSYYYDNKVYESDPFAHLDQNGVGKLVEMAAKLGRSTRPELGLGICGEHGGDPTSVEFCHKVGLDYVSCSPFRVPIARLAAAQAAIKNPR
- a CDS encoding membrane protein codes for the protein MPVGVLADGLAVLLGGLAGGKLGNLLQEQMKQELTLIFGVVSIAMGISYVVRVNAMPAVVLAVILGLVLGRLAGLTRWIELAVGMILRPMGGLSQGGKDALTPEKFMEQFISAAVLFCASGTGIFGALESGMSGDHTVLLAKALLDIFTAAIFAASLGCAICAVCIPQMALMLALFYSAALILPHTTELMRADFMACGGILMLATGFRIAGIKSFPIADMLPAMILIMPLSSLWSRFADLF